The following coding sequences are from one Macaca mulatta isolate MMU2019108-1 chromosome 7, T2T-MMU8v2.0, whole genome shotgun sequence window:
- the PLA2G4B gene encoding cytosolic phospholipase A2 beta isoform X4 — protein sequence MQSPWPRAGAERCAEVSRTCLLTVRVLKAHRLPSKDLVTPSDCYVTLWLPTACSHRLQTRTVKNSSSPVWNQSFHFRIHRQLKNVVELKVFDQDLVTGDDPVLSVLFDAGTLRAGEFRHKSFSLSPQGEGCLEVEFRLQSLADRGEQLVGNGVLVARELSCLHVQLEETGDQKPSERRVQLVVPGSCEGPQEAPVGTGTFRFHCPACWEQELSIHLQDAPKEQLKVPLSALPSDQVVRLVFPTSQDPLMRVELKKEAGPRELAVRLGFRPCAEEQAFLSRRKQVVATALRQALQLDRDLQEDEIPVVAIMATGGGIRAMTSLYGQLAGLKELGLLDCVSYITGASGSTWALANLYEDPEWSQKDLAGPTELLKTQVTKSKLGVLAPSQLQRYRQELAERARLGYPSCFTSLWALINEALLHDEPHDHKLSDQREALSHGQNPLPIYCALNTKGQSLSTFEFGEWCEFSPYEVGFPKYGAFIPSELFGSEFFMGQLTKRLPESRICFLEGIWSNLYAANLQDSLYWASEPSQFWDRWVRNQANLDKEQVPLLKIEEPPSTASRIAEFFTDLLTRRPLAQATHNFLRGLHFHKDYFQHPHFSTWKATTLDGLPNQLTPSEPHLCLLDVGYLINTSCLPLLQPTRDVDLILSLDYNLHGAFQQLQLLGRFCQEQGIPFPPISPSPEEQLQPRECHTFSDPTCPGAPAVLHFPLVNDSFREYSAPGVQRTPEAAAAGEVNLSSVDSPYHYTKVTYSQEDVDKLLRLTHYNVCNNREQLLEALRQAVQRRRQRRPQ from the exons ATGCAAAGCCCTTGGCCCAGAGCCGGCGCAGAGCGTTGT GCAGAGGTGTCCAGGACCTGCCTGCTCACAGTTCGTGTCCTGAAGGCCCATCGCCTACCCTCTAAGGACCTAG TGACCCCCTCTGACTGCTACGTGACTCTCTGGCTgcccacagcctgcagccacaggcTCCAGACACGCACAGTCAAGAACAGCAGTAGCCCTGTCTGGAACCAGAGCTTTCACTTTAGGATCCACAGGCAGCTCAAG AATGTCGTGGAACTGAAAGTCTTTGACCAGGACCTGGTGACCGGAGATGACCCTGTGTTGTCAGTGCTGTTTGATGCGGGGACTCTGCGGGCTGGGGAGTTCCGGCACAAGAGCTTCTCACTGAGCCCTCAG GGTGAGGGGTGCCTGGAAGTTGAATTTCGCCTGCAGAGTCT GGCTGACCGTGGCGAGCAGCTCGTCGGCAATGGCGTTCTGGTG GCCCGGGAGCTCTCCTGCTTGCACGTTCAACTGGAGGAGACAGGAGACCAGAAGC CCTCAGAGCGCAGAGTTCAGCTTGTGGTTCCTGGGTCCTGTGAGGGTCCGCAGGAGGCCCCTGTGGGCACTGGCACCTTCCGCTTCCACTGCCCAGCCTGCTGGGAGCAGGAGCTGAGTATTCACCTGCAG GATGCCCCCAAGGAGCAACTAAAGGTGCCACTGAGTGCCCTGCCCTCTGACCAAGTGGTGAGGCTTGTCTTCCCCACATCCCAG GACCCCCTGATGAGAGTGGAGCTGAAAAAAGAAGCAGG ACCGAGGGAGCTGGCCGTGCGACTGGGCTTCAGGCCCTGTGCAGAGGAACAGGCCTTCCTGAGCAGGAGGAAGCAGGTGGTGGCCACGGCCTTGCGGCAGGCCCTGCAGCTGGACAGAGACCTGCAGGAGGACGAG ATCCCAGTGGTAGCTATTATGGCCACTGGTGGTGGGATCCGGGCAATGACTTCCCTGTACGGGCAGCTGGCCGGCCTGAAGGAGCTGGGCCTCTTGGATTGCGTCTCCTACATTACCGGGGCCTCGGGCTCCACCTG GGCCTTGGCCAACCTCTATGAGGACCCAGAGTGGTCTCAGAAGGACCTGGCAGGGCCCACTGAGTTGCTAAAGACCCAGGTGACCAAGAGCAAGCTCGGTGTGTTGGCCCCCAGCCAGCTGCAGCGGTACCGGCAGGAGCTGGCCGAGCGTGCCCGCCTGGGCTACCCAAGCTGCTTCACCAGCCTGTGGGCCCTCATCAACGAGGCGCTGCTACATGACGAG CCCCATGACCACAAGCTCTCAGATCAGCGGGAGGCCCTGAGTCATGGCCAGAACCCTCTGCCCATCTACTGTGCCCTCAACACCAAGGGGCAGAGCCTGTCCACTTTTGAATTTGGGG AGTGGTGCGAGTTCTCTCCCTACGAGGTCGGCTTCCCCAAGTATGGGGCCTTCATCCCCTCTGAGCTCTTTGGCTCTGAGTTCTTCATGGGGCAGCTGACGAAGAGGCTCCCTGAGTCCCGCATCTGCTTCTTAGAAG GTATCTGGAGCAACCTGTATGCAGCCAACCTCCAGGACAGCTTATACTGGGCCTCAGAGCCCAGCCAGTTCTGGGACCGCTGGGTCAGGAACCAGGCCAACCTGG ACAAGGAGCAGGTCCCCCTTCTGAAGATAGAAGAACCACCCTCAACAGCCAGCAGGATAGCTGAGTTTTTCACCGATCTTCTGACACGGCGCCCACTGGCCCAGGCCACACACAATTTCCTGCGTGGCCTCCATTTCCACAAAGACTACTTTCAGCATCCTCACTTCTCCACCTGGAAAG CTACCACTCTGGATGGGCTCCCCAACCAGCTGACACCCTCGGAGCCCCACCTGTGCCTGCTGGATGTTGGCTACCTCATCAACACCAGCTGCCTGCCCCTCCTGCAGCCCACTCGGGACGTGGACCTCATCCTGTCATTGGACTACAACCTCCACGGAGCCTTCCAG CAGCTGCAGCTCCTGGGCCGCTTCTGCCAGGAGCAGGGGATCCCGTTCCCGCCCATCTCACCCAGCCCGGAAGAGCAGCTCCAGCCTCGGGAGTGCCACACCTTCTCCGACCCCACCTGCCCCGGAGCTCCTGCGGTGCTGCACTTCCCTCTTGTCAACGACTCCTTCCGGGAGTACTCGGCCCCTG GGGTCCAGCGGACACCTGAGGCGGCGGCGGCTGGGGAGGTGAACCTGTCCTCAGTGGACTCTCCCTACCACTACACGAAGGTGACCTATAGCCAGGAGGATGTGGACAAGCTGCTGCGCCTGACACATTACAATGTCTGCAACAACCGGGAGCAGCTGCTGGAGGCCCTGCGCCAGGCAGTGCAGCGGAGGCGGCAGCGCAGGCCCCAGTGA